In Labeo rohita strain BAU-BD-2019 unplaced genomic scaffold, IGBB_LRoh.1.0 scaffold_461, whole genome shotgun sequence, a genomic segment contains:
- the LOC127160817 gene encoding C1q-related factor, which translates to MLVLVLVVLIPVLVSSVSNDNSHYEMLGTCRMVCDPYQNKGTSTGIASTGSSVQAEAEALADHSNMPPPSTLLQGPQGKPGRPGKPGPPGPPGEPGPPGPMGPPGDRGDRGRSGVLSLGNDGAISTVTYNTHPRVAFYAGLKNPHEGYEILKFDDVVTNLGNNYDGTSGKFICSVPGTYFFIYHVLMRGGDGTSMWADLCKNGQVRASAIAQDADQNYDYASNSVILHLDAGDEVYIKLDGGKAHGGNNNKYSTFSGFILYAD; encoded by the exons ATGCTGGTGCTGGTGCTGGTGGTGCTCATCCCCGTGCTGGTCAGCTCCGTGAGCAATGACAACAGCCACTACGAGATGCTGGGCACCTGTCGAATGGTGTGCGACCCGTACCAGAACAAGGGCACCAGCACGGGCATCGCCAGCACCGGTTCTTCTGTGCAGGCCGAGGCCGAGGCTCTGGCCGACCACAGCAACATGCCTCCACCCTCCACGCTCCTCCAGGGGCCACAGGGGAAGCCGGGCCGGCCGGGCAAACCCGGACCTCCGGGGCCACCGGGGGAGCCAGGGCCCCCGGGTCCGATGGGGCCCCCGGGGGACCGGGGGGACAGGGGCCGAAGCGGTGTTCTGAGTCTGGGCAATGATGGAGCTATCAGCACGGTTACATACAACACGCACCCGCGGGTGGCTTTCTACGCTGGACTGAAGAACCCACACGAGGGCTACGAGATCCTCAAGTTCGACGACGTGGTCACCAACCTCGGCAACAACTACGATGGCACTTCGGGCAAGTTCATCTGCAGCGTGCCGGGCACGTATTTCTTCATCTACCACGTCCTGATGAGAGGAGGTGACGGAACCAGTATGTGGGCTGACCTGTGCAAGAACGGACAG GTGCGAGCCAGCGCGATCGCTCAAGATGCTGATCAGAACTATGACTACGCTTCAAACAGTGTGATTCTGCATCTAGACGCTGGCGATGAAGTCTACATCAAACTGGATGGTGGCAAAGCCCACGGgggcaacaacaacaaatacagCACCTTCTCTGGCTTCATTCTTTACGCCGACTGA